The window ATCGATTCAGGCGCAGATCGTCAACCTGCTGCTCGACCTGCAGCGCGAGTTCGGCATCGCCTTCCTGTTTATTTCGCATGACATGGCGGTGGTGGAGCGCGTCAGCCATCGCGTGGCGGTGATGTACCTCGGGCAGATTGTGGAGATCGGTCCGCGCCAGGCGGTGTTCGCTAACCCGCAGCACGCTTATACGCGCAAGCTGATGGCGGCGGTGCCGGTTGCCGATCCCGCCCATGCGCACCAACGCCGGCCGCTGCTGGTGGATGACATCCCCAGCCCGATCCGCGCGCTGGGCGATGAACCCGTTACCGCACCGTTAGTGCAGGTTGGTCCTGGGCACTTTGTCGCCCGCCACCCGATTGCCGGTGCCTTTTAAATACCTCAGGAGAGACAAGCGACATGAAGCACAGATTCCAACGCAATGCGCTAGTGGCCGCCGTGCTGCTGGCGGCGGCAACCAGCCCGGCCTGGGCGGCCAAGGATGCGGTTATCGCCGTGGCCTCCAATTTCACCACGCTCGATCCTTACGACGCCAACGACACCCTGTCGCAGGCGGTCGCCAAGTCGTTCTACCAGGGGCTGTTCGGTTTCGACAAGGACATGAAGCTGGTGAACGTGCTGGCGGACAGCTACGAGGTCAGCAAGGACGGCCTGACCTATACCGTCAAACTGCATCCGGGCGTCAAATTCCATGACGGCACCGCGTTCAACGCCGAGGCGGTGAAGATCAACCTGGATCGCGCCAGCAATCCGGACAGCCACCTCAAGCGCTATAACCTGTTCAAGATGATCGACAAAACCGAAGTGGTGGACGCCAATACGGTGAAGATCGTGCTGAAGGCGCCGTTCTCGGCGTTCGTCAACAACCTGGCGCACCCGGCGGCGGCGATCATTTCACCGGCGGCGCTGAAGCAGTACGGCAAGGATATCGGCTTCCATCCGGTCGGCACCGGGCCGTATCAGTTCGTTACCTGGAATCAAACCGACTTCGTTAAGGTGAAGAAATTCGACGGCTACTGGAAGCAGGGGCTGCCGAAGCTCGACAGCATCACCTGGCGGCCGGTGGTCGACAACAACACCCGTGCGGCGATGCTGCAAACCGGCGAGGCGACCTTCGCCTTCCCGATCCCTTACGAGCAGGCCAAGGTGCTGGAAGGCAACGCCAAGCTCGACGTGGTGGCGGCGCCGTCTATCCTGCAGCGCTACATCAGCCTGAACGTCACCCAGAAGCCGTTCGACAACCTGAAGGTGCGCCAGGCGCTGAACTACGCCATCAACAAGGACGCGCTGATCAAGGTGGCGTTCGCCGGTTACGCGGTGCCGGCGGAGGGGCCGGTGCCGCCGGCGATCGACTTCGCTGCCCGCTATAAGGCCTGGCCGTACGATCCGGCCAAGGCGCGCGAGCTGCTGAAAGAGGCGGGGTATCCGAACGGTTTCACCACCACCCTGTGGTCTTCCCATAACCACAGTACCGCGCAGAAAGTGCTGCAGTTCGCCCAGCAGCAGCTGGCGCAGGTGGGGGTGAAAGTGACGGTGACCGCGATGGACGCCGGGCAGCGTGCGGCGCAGGTGGAAAGCGTCGGGGTGAAAGACACCGGCGTGCGCATGTTCTACACCGGCTGGTCGGCGTCGACCGGCGAGGCGGACTGGGCGCTGTCGCCGCTGTTCTCCACCCAGGCCGCGCCGCCGAAGCAGTTCAACACCGCGTTCTACAGCAATCCGCAGGTGGACAAGGATCTGACCGGCGCGCTGGCGACCACCGATCGCGCCGAGAAACAGAAGCTGTATCAGGATGCGCAGGATCGCATCTGGGCCGATGCGCCGTGGATTTTCCTGGCGACCGAACGCCTGCTGTCGGCCAACAGCAAGCAGCTGAGCGGCTTCTACGTGATGCCGGACACCTCGTTCAGCTTTGACGATGCCGACCTTAAATAAGGCGCCAATCTCCGTTCGCCCCTGCGCAGGGGCGGGCGGAGTGAGGGGATTGACCCGAGATGCTTAACTATTTTCTGAAACGACTGCTGGGTTTGATCCCGACGCTGCTGATTGTGGCGGTGCTGGTGTTTCTGTTCGTGCATATGCTGCCTGGCGATCCGGCGCGGCTGGCGGCGGGGCCGGAGGCCGACGAGGCGGTGGTGCAGCTGGTGCGCAAGGATCTGGGGCTGGACAAGCCGCTGCCGCAGCAGTTCGCGCACTTTTTCGTTAATGCGCTGCAGGGGGACTTCGGCACCTCGA is drawn from Serratia entomophila and contains these coding sequences:
- the gsiB gene encoding glutathione ABC transporter substrate-binding protein GsiB, whose product is MKHRFQRNALVAAVLLAAATSPAWAAKDAVIAVASNFTTLDPYDANDTLSQAVAKSFYQGLFGFDKDMKLVNVLADSYEVSKDGLTYTVKLHPGVKFHDGTAFNAEAVKINLDRASNPDSHLKRYNLFKMIDKTEVVDANTVKIVLKAPFSAFVNNLAHPAAAIISPAALKQYGKDIGFHPVGTGPYQFVTWNQTDFVKVKKFDGYWKQGLPKLDSITWRPVVDNNTRAAMLQTGEATFAFPIPYEQAKVLEGNAKLDVVAAPSILQRYISLNVTQKPFDNLKVRQALNYAINKDALIKVAFAGYAVPAEGPVPPAIDFAARYKAWPYDPAKARELLKEAGYPNGFTTTLWSSHNHSTAQKVLQFAQQQLAQVGVKVTVTAMDAGQRAAQVESVGVKDTGVRMFYTGWSASTGEADWALSPLFSTQAAPPKQFNTAFYSNPQVDKDLTGALATTDRAEKQKLYQDAQDRIWADAPWIFLATERLLSANSKQLSGFYVMPDTSFSFDDADLK